One window of the Camelina sativa cultivar DH55 chromosome 1, Cs, whole genome shotgun sequence genome contains the following:
- the LOC104781227 gene encoding THO complex subunit 7B: MSVKARRISGRLETVVTKVNYAFDPVDDDKIIRNRLLTRTTTTRGEPPLKKLQKKFTSFVLEVDKDEENYDECGRLAKAFLQELSTFEIPLLKSQAVVEANRREKESFNEVKDETERQITQAKTEIEDLKKQLEESKIDRLHKEECETIRKLISAQPPRSETEKVIYELNKEIAELEAESTASWRLLELRKKQFALLLHVVDELQNTMEDEQKSLVDEIRTALDDQRNVTEPMSVD; the protein is encoded by the exons ATGTCAGTTAAAGCAAGGAGGATTTCTGGTAGATTAGAGACTGTAGTGACTAAGGTTAATTATGCATTTGATCCGGTGGACGATGACAAAATCATTAGAAACCGGCTACTGACCAGAACCACTACCACTCGAGGGGAGCCTCCGTTGAAGAAACTTCAGAAGAAGTTCACTTCTTTTGTACTAGAAGTGGATAAAGATGAAGAGAACTACGACGAGTGCGGTAGGCTTGCGAAAGCTTTCTTACAGGAACTGTCTACTTTTGAAATTCCGCTTTTGAAGAGCCAAGCGGTTGTGGAAGCTAACCGTAGGGAGAAAGAGAGCTTTAACGAGGTGAAAGATGAGACGGAGAGGCAGATAACGCAGGCGAAAACTGAGATTGAAGATCTTAAGAAGCAGCTTGAGGAGAGTAAAATTGATAGGCTGCATAAAGAAGAGTGTGAGACGATTAGGAAACTGATTTCTGCGCAACCGCCGAGGTCAGAGACTGAGAAGGTCATATATGAATTGAacaaggagattgctgagcttgAAGCAGAGAGCACTGCAAGTTGGAGATTGCTTGAGCTAAGGAAGAAGCAGTTTGCTCTGCTGTTGCATgtg GTGGATGAGTTGCAGAACACTATGGAAGATGAGCAGAAGAGTTTGGTGGACGAGATTCGGACAGCGTTGGATGATCAGAGGAACGTAACCGAGCCCATGTCTGTTGATTAA